Proteins encoded by one window of Companilactobacillus ginsenosidimutans:
- a CDS encoding distal tail protein Dit produces MYKFRNLDRVSNDDDLFMPTEAMYFMDTDLPIESIVNGYQTVQVSGRELATPELNVHESDYYDGGFILNRRLPTREIKVKYLLAAKNSTEFRYSFNLLNQQLFTREVFKFYFRDEPEYYWIGAVSAVEEFPSGVNEGFSTFTITCIDPFKYPKHPYEITGSGTFTITNEIPYYTQPQEITFNYTDDVQNTYIQDGNGHEIFIEGSYSNRDEVTVIPNDPENKYVYYFGQPTPAKLMYISQIQDFAIKKGSTIVTSRNCSVTIKIGGKLL; encoded by the coding sequence ATGTATAAATTTAGAAATCTTGATCGTGTATCGAATGATGACGATTTATTCATGCCGACGGAGGCAATGTATTTCATGGACACAGACTTGCCGATTGAAAGCATTGTGAATGGCTATCAGACAGTTCAAGTAAGTGGTAGGGAATTAGCTACGCCGGAATTAAACGTTCATGAGAGCGATTATTACGACGGCGGTTTCATCTTAAACAGACGACTACCGACAAGAGAAATAAAGGTCAAATATCTACTAGCTGCAAAGAACTCGACGGAGTTCCGTTACAGTTTTAATTTATTGAACCAACAATTGTTTACACGGGAAGTTTTCAAGTTCTATTTCCGTGATGAACCAGAGTATTACTGGATAGGTGCAGTTAGTGCCGTGGAAGAATTTCCGTCCGGTGTGAATGAGGGCTTTTCAACATTCACGATCACTTGTATTGACCCGTTCAAATATCCAAAACACCCGTATGAAATCACAGGAAGTGGAACGTTCACGATCACAAACGAAATTCCGTACTACACACAACCACAAGAAATCACGTTCAATTATACGGACGACGTTCAAAACACATACATTCAAGACGGGAACGGGCATGAAATATTTATTGAGGGTTCATATTCAAATAGGGACGAGGTAACGGTTATTCCTAATGATCCAGAGAATAAATATGTTTATTACTTTGGACAACCAACACCTGCAAAACTGATGTACATAAGTCAAATACAAGACTTTGCAATAAAGAAAGGTAGCACAATTGTTACAAGTCGAAATTGCTCGGTCACTATTAAAATAGGAGGGAAACTGTTATGA
- a CDS encoding phage tail protein: MGQSFNVEGVLSLQDKGFSNTLKNAANSLNGFGKNAGSSFDGANRSMDGLSQKADQARSSILNIAAGIGAMQLVGKAVDMVKNSVSGAISRFDTLNQYPKVMEQLGYSAKDVSKSMDTLQNGIKGLPTALDDVVSTTQQFASITGDVDTAAKTTIALNDAFLASGSSAADAARGLQQYTQMLSSGKVDLMSWRTLQETMPSALKKVAEAFGYAGRSATNDLYAALQDGSITVDQLNQKFVELDSGVSGFASQARTASGGIQTSFDNLQNAVTRGMANMLTAIDKGLTSNGFPTMADNINKGQNLIDAGFQKLNGSIPGVISNFKNFGGSLSPLSGLLTAVSTGVMGLMAFSTIAPQLNATVIGLKNLGSAFSFILSPIGLIAAGIALLAVAFYKAYTTSEPFRQAIDNIAKTIHGGFDSAIQGISSGLQAMGVDVSSSTSVFQLFNDLLGTTKGQLILAGTGLVVLAAGIFALTGPIGLIVTAIAGAVGAVVAFLTTTKTGKTIVSTTVGFIQQAWQGLVDFLTTLFSSIGEFFTNVWNSIVTGLTPIISSIQNLWNTLVQFIQMIWTPIAPFFTALWSGIATIFTTVWTTIVTVVQTYMTIMQTIFQTGWQILVVVVQSVWTVISTVVSTALNVIASVIQLVMAVIQGDWGGAWNALVSIVSEVWNMISTVISTVLSAIVSIISSVLSAIASIWSSIWNGIMSVAQAIWDGIIAVIQASITAVLSVISAVLNSIKTFWTNTWNGIKSFAQDVWSGMKEALSNAMNAMRKIVSDVINSIKRLFDKLGDIDLGEAGRAIIKSFEKGLRSAFESVKKFIGGIGSWIKDHKGPIQYDRKLLIPAGNAIMGGLNGGLVHGFKEVKSHVSGMADRISELMQPDIGISNISGAINSANRQLQTGMQASVSGDMTLAAQPAYINLTMGGSSFSTFTDDITSQQDLNIQQRFGRGF, translated from the coding sequence ATGGGTCAAAGTTTTAACGTTGAGGGTGTTCTATCACTACAAGACAAAGGCTTTTCAAACACATTGAAGAATGCTGCAAACTCATTGAATGGGTTCGGCAAGAATGCCGGATCAAGTTTCGACGGTGCAAACCGATCAATGGACGGGTTGAGTCAAAAAGCCGATCAAGCTCGTAGCTCAATTTTGAACATTGCAGCAGGTATCGGAGCAATGCAACTTGTCGGTAAAGCGGTTGATATGGTTAAGAACTCGGTTAGTGGAGCTATTTCCCGTTTCGATACCTTGAACCAATATCCAAAGGTAATGGAGCAATTGGGCTATTCAGCTAAGGACGTAAGCAAGTCAATGGACACTTTGCAAAATGGTATCAAAGGCTTGCCTACCGCTCTTGATGACGTTGTTTCAACCACGCAACAATTCGCCTCTATCACTGGGGACGTTGACACGGCTGCAAAGACAACAATCGCATTGAATGACGCTTTCCTTGCGAGTGGATCAAGTGCAGCGGACGCCGCCCGTGGATTACAGCAGTATACTCAAATGCTATCGTCGGGTAAGGTAGATCTAATGAGCTGGCGTACGCTACAAGAAACCATGCCGTCAGCACTCAAAAAGGTCGCTGAGGCATTCGGTTATGCCGGTAGAAGTGCAACAAATGACTTATATGCCGCCTTACAGGACGGATCAATAACTGTGGATCAATTGAATCAAAAATTTGTTGAACTAGACAGTGGCGTCAGTGGTTTCGCTAGTCAAGCCCGGACCGCTTCGGGAGGTATTCAAACAAGTTTTGATAACCTTCAAAATGCGGTAACTCGTGGTATGGCAAATATGCTTACTGCAATTGATAAAGGATTGACAAGCAACGGATTCCCAACAATGGCGGATAACATTAACAAGGGACAAAATCTTATTGACGCAGGTTTTCAAAAACTAAATGGATCTATTCCGGGTGTAATTAGTAATTTTAAGAATTTTGGGGGTTCACTCTCACCACTTTCAGGTTTATTAACAGCGGTTTCGACTGGTGTCATGGGATTAATGGCATTTAGTACAATTGCTCCCCAACTAAATGCAACTGTTATTGGATTAAAGAACCTAGGTTCAGCATTTAGTTTTATTCTCAGTCCAATTGGATTAATAGCGGCAGGAATTGCGCTTTTAGCGGTTGCTTTTTACAAGGCTTACACAACGTCAGAACCATTTAGACAGGCTATTGATAACATTGCTAAGACCATTCATGGTGGCTTTGACAGTGCAATACAAGGTATATCAAGTGGATTACAAGCAATGGGAGTAGATGTTAGTTCGTCAACTAGTGTATTCCAATTATTTAACGATTTATTAGGGACAACGAAAGGTCAGCTAATTTTAGCTGGAACTGGATTAGTTGTTTTGGCGGCTGGAATATTTGCATTAACTGGACCAATTGGATTAATTGTAACTGCAATAGCGGGTGCCGTTGGTGCCGTAGTTGCATTTTTAACCACAACAAAAACAGGCAAAACAATAGTTTCAACCACAGTTGGGTTTATTCAACAGGCTTGGCAAGGGTTAGTCGACTTTCTTACAACACTGTTTTCCAGCATTGGTGAGTTTTTTACTAATGTTTGGAATTCTATTGTCACAGGACTAACTCCAATAATTAGCTCCATTCAAAACTTGTGGAACACCTTAGTTCAATTCATACAAATGATATGGACACCGATTGCACCATTCTTCACGGCATTATGGTCTGGGATAGCAACAATATTTACCACGGTTTGGACAACAATAGTTACCGTAGTACAGACATACATGACAATAATGCAAACCATTTTCCAAACGGGTTGGCAGATTTTAGTAGTGGTTGTTCAATCCGTTTGGACAGTTATCAGTACGGTTGTTTCAACTGCATTGAATGTAATTGCCAGCGTGATTCAATTGGTTATGGCAGTAATTCAAGGAGATTGGGGTGGAGCATGGAATGCACTCGTTTCTATTGTTTCAGAGGTTTGGAATATGATTTCCACAGTGATCTCTACTGTTTTAAGTGCAATAGTCTCCATCATTTCTTCTGTGTTAAGTGCGATTGCCTCTATTTGGTCGAGTATTTGGAATGGGATAATGTCTGTTGCCCAAGCAATATGGGATGGAATTATAGCTGTTATTCAAGCAAGTATCACTGCAGTACTGTCTGTCATCTCAGCAGTCCTTAATTCAATTAAAACTTTTTGGACAAATACCTGGAACGGCATTAAATCATTTGCTCAGGACGTCTGGAGTGGTATGAAAGAGGCACTATCTAACGCAATGAATGCTATGAGGAAAATTGTTTCTGATGTTATAAACTCGATAAAAAGACTATTTGATAAATTAGGTGATATAGATCTAGGAGAGGCAGGCCGTGCAATTATCAAGAGTTTTGAAAAGGGACTGCGTTCAGCTTTTGAAAGTGTCAAAAAGTTTATCGGTGGTATTGGTAGTTGGATAAAAGATCACAAGGGTCCAATCCAGTATGATAGAAAACTGTTAATTCCTGCCGGTAATGCAATCATGGGTGGATTAAATGGCGGATTAGTCCATGGATTTAAAGAGGTAAAATCCCATGTTTCTGGTATGGCAGATAGAATCAGTGAACTAATGCAACCAGATATTGGGATTAGCAATATTTCCGGAGCCATCAATTCAGCAAACAGACAGTTGCAAACAGGAATGCAAGCAAGTGTTAGTGGAGATATGACTCTTGCAGCTCAACCGGCATATATCAACCTAACAATGGGCGGTTCTTCGTTCTCAACATTTACTGATGACATTACAAGTCAACAAGATTTAAACATTCAACAACGTTTCGGGAGGGGGTTCTAG
- a CDS encoding tail assembly chaperone has product MNIKVNDKEFELNFGIGFLRELDKVAGVDVQGISMGMALTRTLPALKGWDMLALINALYCATHADNPRPSYDDVANAVGSQTDKQIEKLFTDVLAELKKSPVVRFSVNKLTQN; this is encoded by the coding sequence ATGAACATTAAAGTAAACGACAAAGAATTTGAATTGAATTTCGGTATCGGTTTTTTGAGAGAACTCGACAAGGTTGCAGGTGTTGACGTGCAAGGCATTTCAATGGGAATGGCTCTCACAAGAACATTACCTGCATTGAAAGGTTGGGACATGCTTGCATTGATTAACGCTCTCTATTGTGCAACTCATGCCGATAACCCTCGTCCAAGTTATGACGACGTAGCAAATGCAGTTGGATCACAAACAGACAAGCAAATTGAAAAACTATTCACGGACGTTTTGGCAGAACTAAAAAAATCGCCAGTGGTTCGCTTTTCAGTCAACAAGCTAACACAGAACTAG
- a CDS encoding terminase small subunit, whose product MSLNAQQKKFVDEYIKDLNATQAALRAGYAEKSARQQANRLLTKDDIKSAIQEQVDSMHSESIADATEVMEFLSKTMRGQTKETVATAKGLYENVPVTAKDRIKAAELIGKRHALFTDNVNTTNRTNIEIDIGDYPEDDN is encoded by the coding sequence TTGAGTTTGAATGCACAACAAAAGAAATTCGTTGATGAATACATCAAAGATTTAAATGCAACACAGGCAGCGTTAAGAGCCGGTTACGCAGAGAAATCGGCAAGACAACAGGCAAATAGATTGCTTACAAAAGATGACATTAAATCGGCTATACAAGAGCAGGTGGACTCAATGCACAGTGAAAGCATTGCCGACGCAACCGAAGTAATGGAGTTCCTATCAAAGACCATGCGAGGACAGACAAAGGAAACGGTGGCAACCGCAAAAGGTTTGTACGAGAACGTGCCTGTCACAGCAAAAGACAGGATCAAGGCTGCGGAGTTGATCGGGAAACGACATGCCTTGTTTACTGATAACGTCAACACAACGAACCGAACCAATATTGAAATTGATATTGGAGATTATCCAGAAGATGACAATTGA
- a CDS encoding phage major tail protein, TP901-1 family: MAEQLVKLQGKNAVLFVRLLEDQAKMEAQLVPYQTSLSFDPSVDSDSTATKDGSVSSQSSVETELEVEFVNNNHFIADKIRHALFDGRKVEAWIVNKDRIKTNTDGSTKEVYAWYMRGSVNEDSNDNDADDLSTRDVTFTVDGTPKDGWLSLSDDQQADFDYIFRGLDIAKDDNDTAGGTKYDEEADGANQPKAPATE, translated from the coding sequence ATGGCAGAACAATTAGTTAAATTACAAGGTAAAAATGCAGTATTGTTTGTCCGTCTTTTAGAGGACCAAGCAAAGATGGAGGCTCAACTTGTTCCTTATCAGACATCATTGAGTTTTGACCCAAGTGTTGACTCTGATTCAACAGCTACTAAAGATGGATCAGTTTCCTCTCAATCAAGCGTTGAGACAGAACTTGAAGTTGAGTTCGTAAACAACAACCATTTCATTGCTGATAAAATCAGACACGCATTATTTGACGGTCGCAAGGTTGAGGCATGGATCGTAAACAAAGACCGTATCAAGACAAATACGGACGGTTCAACAAAGGAAGTTTACGCATGGTATATGAGAGGTTCAGTAAACGAAGATAGCAACGACAACGACGCCGATGACCTTTCAACACGTGATGTTACTTTCACAGTTGACGGCACACCAAAAGACGGTTGGCTTTCACTTTCAGACGATCAACAAGCCGACTTTGATTATATTTTCCGTGGTTTGGATATTGCTAAGGACGACAACGACACCGCAGGCGGTACTAAGTACGACGAAGAAGCCGACGGAGCAAACCAACCAAAAGCACCAGCCACAGAATAA
- a CDS encoding minor capsid protein encodes MGYWEKREREWIDQQQKQDIDFDKQIDEIYNKSLDKIDKDISQFYTRYANKEGISIDEAKKRVSNFDVKGFQDTAKKMVEEQDFSDEANERLRIYNATMRINRLEMLKSQIGVDLLAETDELSDKLRERLVTELKDERVRQAGILGETVPKMTERRMETLIYSSYHGAKFSDRIWTNQDVLKNELDNIITRSLVMGMNADQLSSRLRSLIDDKVKNASYAASRIARTESARVADQYSRILYMENDFDKVKWIAEPTACSVCKPLDNKVFELMGGGDNPAPDIPVHPNCRCSTVPVDDEENEPPTPKERKNDTSSKVDANSNKLNVDISNAKGVELFR; translated from the coding sequence ATGGGATATTGGGAAAAGCGAGAGCGTGAGTGGATAGATCAACAACAAAAACAAGACATTGATTTTGACAAGCAGATAGATGAAATCTATAACAAATCATTAGACAAAATAGATAAAGATATATCTCAATTTTATACACGATATGCAAACAAAGAGGGTATCAGTATAGATGAAGCGAAAAAACGAGTCTCCAACTTTGATGTTAAAGGATTTCAAGACACCGCAAAAAAGATGGTGGAGGAGCAAGACTTCTCTGACGAAGCAAATGAAAGGTTGAGGATTTACAATGCGACTATGCGAATTAATCGTTTGGAAATGCTTAAAAGTCAAATTGGCGTTGATCTCTTGGCGGAAACAGACGAGTTAAGCGACAAACTTCGTGAACGACTTGTTACTGAATTAAAGGACGAGCGTGTACGACAAGCGGGAATACTTGGTGAGACGGTTCCAAAGATGACAGAACGGAGAATGGAAACGTTGATATATAGTTCATATCACGGAGCAAAGTTCTCGGACAGAATTTGGACGAACCAAGACGTGTTGAAAAACGAACTAGACAATATCATTACACGTAGTTTGGTAATGGGTATGAATGCTGATCAATTGAGTTCACGGCTCCGGTCGCTGATTGATGATAAGGTAAAGAATGCTAGTTATGCTGCTTCTCGGATTGCTAGAACTGAGTCAGCCAGGGTTGCGGACCAATACAGTCGTATTTTGTATATGGAAAATGATTTTGACAAAGTAAAATGGATTGCGGAACCGACAGCATGTTCTGTATGCAAACCGCTAGACAATAAAGTATTTGAATTGATGGGAGGTGGAGATAATCCCGCCCCAGATATTCCTGTACATCCCAATTGTCGCTGCTCGACAGTTCCTGTTGATGATGAGGAGAACGAACCACCAACACCAAAGGAACGAAAAAATGATACAAGTAGCAAAGTTGACGCAAATTCTAATAAATTAAATGTAGATATTTCCAATGCGAAAGGCGTCGAATTATTCCGTTGA
- a CDS encoding phage portal protein, which produces MLLQRGIVSDNDEYLFPVDEEFTREDLRSFINYHRTNYEEQYKDKLREYKGQTKAFDDEIAQNMQDNNHLIVNFPKNLVDTLNGYFIGIPPTIKVDDQDKDKVLQAWIRNNSFVDKLAEVSKQSSIYGKAFMLAYNNENSELKTAVLSPDQSFMIYDDTINKKPIAFVTYGKNAKNEITGTAYYSNRADSFTYIDDIRITDSKLLVFKGKVPAVEFFDNEERMGVFDPVITLIHAYDKAFSAKLDDIDYFAHAYLFLKNFDLTEEEQLNIKQNRLIVTKNASEEYDVDAKFLEKPDADGNQENILNRLTTMIYQISMIANISDDVFGSSTSGTALAYKMQSMSNLAVNKERKFTQNLREMFSVLGVQLPYGEPMDITFRFTRNIPNNVAEEAETAKNLIGITSLETALSTLSVVSDPKAEITRIQEEQNEQTRNAVNNNPATDYGFNNSTTSEQGE; this is translated from the coding sequence ATGCTATTACAAAGAGGAATTGTCAGTGATAACGACGAGTACCTCTTTCCAGTAGACGAAGAGTTCACTCGGGAAGATTTACGAAGTTTCATCAACTATCACAGAACAAACTACGAAGAGCAGTACAAAGACAAGCTACGAGAATATAAAGGGCAAACCAAAGCCTTTGATGACGAGATAGCTCAAAATATGCAAGATAACAACCATTTGATTGTCAACTTTCCAAAGAACCTCGTTGACACATTGAATGGTTATTTTATTGGTATTCCACCAACTATCAAAGTGGACGATCAAGACAAGGACAAAGTTCTACAAGCGTGGATCAGAAATAATTCATTCGTTGACAAACTTGCAGAGGTTTCCAAGCAGTCGAGTATCTACGGCAAAGCGTTCATGTTGGCATACAACAACGAGAACAGCGAACTAAAAACAGCCGTTCTCTCTCCGGATCAGTCGTTCATGATTTATGATGACACGATCAACAAAAAGCCTATTGCCTTTGTTACATATGGCAAGAATGCAAAGAACGAGATTACAGGAACGGCATACTATTCAAATAGAGCCGACTCGTTCACTTATATTGATGATATTAGGATCACAGACTCAAAACTATTGGTGTTCAAAGGCAAAGTGCCTGCGGTCGAGTTCTTCGATAATGAGGAACGCATGGGAGTGTTTGATCCAGTCATTACATTAATTCACGCATACGACAAGGCATTTAGTGCCAAGCTAGATGATATTGATTACTTTGCACACGCTTATTTGTTCCTAAAGAACTTTGATTTGACGGAGGAAGAACAACTCAATATCAAACAGAACCGTTTGATCGTGACTAAAAACGCTAGTGAAGAATACGACGTTGACGCAAAGTTCCTCGAGAAACCAGACGCAGACGGTAATCAAGAAAATATCCTCAATCGACTAACGACAATGATTTATCAAATTAGTATGATTGCGAATATTAGTGATGACGTATTCGGGAGTTCAACCTCGGGAACGGCGTTAGCATACAAAATGCAATCAATGAGTAACCTTGCTGTTAACAAAGAACGTAAATTTACACAGAACTTACGTGAAATGTTTTCAGTATTAGGAGTTCAATTGCCCTATGGCGAACCAATGGACATAACGTTCAGATTTACCCGTAATATTCCGAACAACGTCGCAGAGGAAGCAGAAACAGCAAAGAACTTGATCGGCATTACCTCACTTGAAACCGCATTGTCTACGCTGTCAGTTGTCAGTGATCCTAAGGCGGAAATAACTCGCATTCAAGAAGAACAAAACGAACAAACAAGAAACGCAGTTAACAATAACCCTGCAACTGATTACGGATTTAACAATTCAACAACCAGTGAACAAGGTGAATAA
- a CDS encoding DUF4355 domain-containing protein, with translation MDNQTDTQSTEELNKQDRNTGVATPEENKTDDHKDNNDDQEKTGGKKYTDEEVNAIVQQKLDRAEKKRQHEVDEAKKLAKMNSDEKQKYQLQQVQAEADKAKAELATYRMRDTASSMFKEQGITASDEALDLVTTDQADSTKTNVGKLVKFIQSIKDETTKELTKGATPRISGQRSTITRDEIMAIVDPQERQEKIAENMNLFPEYK, from the coding sequence ATGGATAACCAAACAGATACTCAATCAACCGAAGAGTTGAACAAACAAGACCGAAACACAGGGGTTGCAACACCGGAAGAAAATAAGACAGACGATCACAAAGATAACAACGACGATCAAGAAAAGACCGGTGGAAAAAAATACACTGATGAGGAGGTCAACGCAATTGTTCAACAAAAGTTGGACAGAGCGGAAAAGAAACGACAACACGAAGTTGACGAGGCTAAGAAGTTAGCAAAAATGAACTCCGACGAGAAACAAAAGTATCAATTACAGCAAGTACAAGCCGAGGCAGACAAAGCAAAGGCGGAACTTGCAACTTATCGAATGCGTGATACCGCTAGTTCAATGTTCAAAGAACAAGGGATCACAGCAAGCGACGAGGCATTAGACTTGGTTACAACCGATCAAGCCGACAGCACAAAAACCAACGTTGGTAAATTGGTTAAGTTCATTCAATCAATCAAAGACGAAACAACCAAGGAACTAACAAAGGGAGCAACACCAAGAATTTCGGGTCAACGTTCCACGATCACACGTGATGAAATTATGGCAATCGTTGATCCACAAGAACGACAAGAAAAAATTGCGGAGAATATGAACCTATTCCCCGAATATAAATAA
- a CDS encoding phage head-tail connector protein has translation MAEETTLLDDIKTALSISNNDRDKLLNLIIKRTTQRLKSKLHTTEDVPSSLEFILFEVSIRRYNRMSNEGMTSYSQDGESITFSDDDFSGFENDITDYLKEHSENPLPTIKFVDPYSFGRKY, from the coding sequence ATGGCAGAAGAAACTACGCTACTAGATGACATTAAAACCGCCTTGTCTATTTCAAATAATGATCGTGATAAGCTGTTAAACCTAATCATTAAACGAACTACTCAACGATTGAAGTCTAAACTACATACCACAGAGGACGTGCCAAGCTCTTTGGAATTTATATTGTTTGAGGTGTCTATCAGACGATACAACCGCATGAGTAACGAGGGCATGACCTCTTATTCACAGGACGGAGAAAGTATTACGTTTAGTGATGATGACTTTTCGGGCTTTGAAAACGACATTACGGACTATTTGAAAGAACATTCAGAGAACCCGTTGCCTACGATCAAGTTTGTTGACCCGTATTCATTCGGGAGGAAATACTAA
- a CDS encoding PBSX family phage terminase large subunit: protein MTIDIKFMHPEKEFNRSVFDSLNDYEHFTEVWYGGAASGKSHGVVQKVVLKALKEWKHPRKVLFLRKVGSRLRDSIYEDVVIRLSEWKLLPYCKINKTNFEITLPNGAMFLFKGMDDQEKIKSIKGLSDVVMEEATEFSQEDYEQLTLRVRERKHSNKQIFLMFNPVSKANWVYQYFFKNKQPDTIIHQSSYKDNKFVDDQTRRNIEKFKTTNPVWYRIYALGEFATLDKLIFPNYEVRRLNSDSPELQSVPSMFGLDFGYTNDPSFFIHVKVDDKNKKMYFIEEYSKTGMMNNQIADVIKSMGYSKEVITADAAEPKSIDELRRNGIERVRKSNKGKDSIIQGIQFMQQYELIVDDRCQKVIEGLENYTWQKDKKTGEYTNKPVDLFNHWADATRYAVEEINGKGKVQAKVHRNLLF, encoded by the coding sequence ATGACAATTGATATTAAATTCATGCACCCCGAAAAAGAGTTCAACCGATCAGTCTTTGACAGTTTGAATGACTATGAACACTTTACAGAGGTTTGGTACGGGGGAGCAGCAAGTGGAAAGTCACACGGCGTTGTTCAAAAGGTAGTATTGAAAGCCTTGAAAGAATGGAAACACCCTCGCAAAGTATTGTTCCTCCGAAAGGTTGGGAGTCGATTACGTGACTCAATCTATGAGGACGTTGTTATTCGACTATCCGAATGGAAGTTGTTGCCTTATTGCAAGATCAACAAGACAAATTTCGAGATCACTTTGCCGAATGGAGCAATGTTCCTTTTCAAAGGCATGGACGATCAAGAAAAGATTAAGTCAATCAAGGGACTGTCGGACGTTGTAATGGAAGAGGCAACCGAGTTCAGTCAAGAGGACTACGAGCAACTTACATTGCGTGTACGTGAAAGGAAACACTCTAACAAGCAAATATTTCTAATGTTCAACCCGGTATCAAAAGCTAATTGGGTTTATCAGTATTTCTTCAAAAATAAACAGCCGGACACGATCATTCATCAATCGAGCTACAAAGATAACAAGTTTGTTGACGATCAAACTCGGAGAAATATCGAGAAGTTCAAAACAACAAACCCCGTTTGGTATCGAATATATGCTCTTGGAGAGTTTGCAACACTCGACAAACTAATCTTTCCTAATTACGAAGTTCGTCGCTTGAACAGTGACTCTCCCGAACTACAAAGCGTTCCGAGCATGTTCGGACTTGATTTCGGTTATACGAATGACCCGTCGTTCTTTATTCATGTAAAGGTGGACGACAAGAACAAAAAAATGTATTTCATTGAGGAATACAGCAAAACGGGAATGATGAACAATCAAATAGCCGACGTAATCAAGTCAATGGGATATTCAAAAGAAGTAATCACAGCCGACGCCGCAGAACCAAAGAGTATTGATGAACTACGGCGTAACGGAATTGAACGTGTTCGGAAGTCCAACAAAGGCAAAGACTCAATCATTCAAGGTATTCAATTCATGCAACAGTACGAGTTGATCGTTGATGACCGCTGTCAAAAAGTCATTGAGGGACTAGAGAACTACACATGGCAAAAGGACAAGAAAACAGGAGAGTACACAAACAAGCCTGTTGACCTTTTCAACCATTGGGCAGACGCAACGAGATATGCTGTCGAAGAAATCAACGGCAAGGGAAAGGTTCAAGCGAAAGTCCACAGGAACTTATTATTTTAG